agcctggtaggctgcatggggtcgctaagagtcggacacgacggagcgacttcactttcactttccactttcatgcattggagaaggaaatggcaacccactccagtgttcttgcctggagaatcccagggacagcggggcctggtggtctgccgtctatggggtggcacagagtcggacacgactgaagtgacttagcagcagcagcagcacagtgaagggcttcccaggtggcttactggtaaagaatctgcctgctagtgcaggagacgtaggttcagtccctgagtcaggaagatccctggaggagggcatggtaacccccaccagtactcttggcctggagaagaggagcctggtgggctgtagccaATGGGCTTGCACACTCAGCCACTAAATGAGAACAAGTATAGTGATACATAGAGTGGTGTCTGCTTGAATCATGAATGAGCTGATTTTTAGTTGAAAACAGTGGTGAGTGTAACAAGTTTAAGAATGTGCCTTGTTTCTTTAAAGCTTTATGCTGAAAAGGTAGCCACAAGAGGACTGTGTGCCATTGCCCAGGCAGAGTCTCTGCGTTACAAACTCCTAGGAGGCCTTGCTGTGCGGAGGTAAGAGTCCGTATGATTGTGTCCTTCTGTGAATCAGTATATCAGCTATTTTGTTAATTTAGTAAGTGGACTGTGACAGGCTCAGCTAGTCTCTGAGGGCTTTAACAATAAGACATTGTCAGTCCATGTTGCAGCCTAGTTAGAAAGACTAGTAAAGACACAAGTGTTTAAAAAAGTGGGTGGTGTTAGTAGAGCACTGTGTGCTTTGGGAATAGAACGTAGGATGGGGGTGGGAAGTGGTTTGGGTTCATGTTGAAGTCATTCACATACATTGTGTGGTGGTAACTCTGGGGACTCAGACAAGACTCATTGCTGATGAGAGAGCTTAAAATCTAGTCAGGTATGCCCTCTAGGTATGTATAGATAGTAAATGTCAGGAACAGAGGACATGAGGTGGTTAGATTGGCCCCAGAGCTGGGCTTGCTAATAAGATTTCAGCTGGCAGTTCCTTGAGCGATTTCACTACTTGGAGTAAATGAAATGCCTTGCTTGGGTGTTGGGAGTTCATTAATCCTTAATGCAGAACCTTGGGAGGTTTTCCAGCAGAGGAGGGATGTGAAGGCTGTGCTGTAGACGGGCTCCCATGGGAGGAATGCCGTAGGCAAGGGTGTGCAGAAGACTGCATACCTGGTTTGACTGCCATCTCCACCACGTAGAACGGTGACAAGTCTGGTGTCTGGGCCAGCATCAGTGTTGCCAGTAAGAATTgatgagaaataaacattttccgTTTCCAACCCATACTCACTGAATTGGGGAGTGGGGGGAATACAGCCCAGCAACCTGTCTTCATAAGCCCTGCAGGTGAATTTTGCACGCACTGAAGTTTGAGTGGTTCATTTGGACCTTGAGGCGATTCTGTAATGTGCAGTCAAGTTTGGAAAGCACTTGATTAGAAGGAACTTGATGTGTTTCCCTAAGGAGTTCCCTAAGATGGTGTGTGGTGGGAGTGGAAGAAGGTTTCTATCTCTTGGGTCAGGCTCTGGTCAAACTTACTCTGCATTAAAGGGACACTGAAAGCAGTCAAGTGCAGGCTGAGTTCCGTTCTGAAGTGGGGTGGGGTTGAGTGGTCGTGCCTGGTGATGACACAAATGGCTGGCTGTCTCTTGTGCGCCCAAAGGGCCTGCTacggtgtgctgcggttcatcaTGGAGAGTGGGGCCAAAGGCTGCGAGGTCGTGGTGTCTGGGAAACTTCGAGGCCAGAGGGCTAAATCCATGAAGTTTGTGGATGGCCTCATGATCCACAGTGGGGACCCTGTTAACTACTATGTGGACACCGCCGTGCGCCATGTGCTGCTCAGACAGGGTGAGTAGCCAGGAGTGCTTGGGGCAGTGGGCTTGAATGGGTAGACGTGGTTTTACACATGCTTTTCAGTGTTTGGGGAATTGGGGATATAGTGGAACATTTTTGCACTCTTTGGGTTCATTGTTTAGCTTCATTGAAGAGAGTTGGTTTGTCCTTGTCTCAGCCACTGGTGTACCCTTCAGTGATGACACGATGACGAGTCAGAAAAGGCACATTCTGCTCTCAGTCCTTGTCGGTGCCACGTTCTGTGGTGCTGTGCATGGGTTCCTTTTGCAAAGTGTCCTGTTCATTGATTGATTAGAGGCATTTGTCTGAGAAGGGGCCAGACACAGGATGCTTGAGTaacctgttctttttttccttctgctctgtTCTGTTGTGTAGTGGGGGGCGGTGGAACTATAGGTAGGTCTTAACTATGGCATCTTCTAGGTGTGCTGGGCATCAAGGTAAAGATCATGCTGCCCTGGGACCCAACTGGTAAGATTGGCCCTAAGAAGCCTCTGCCTGATCACGTGAGCATTGTGGAACCCAAAGATGAAATACTGCCCACCACCCCCATCTCTGAACAGAAGGGTGGGAAGCCAGAGCCGCCTGCCATGCCCCAGCCGGTACCCACAGCATAATAGGTAAGTCTGTAAGGGCCTCTTGGGGCATAATGGAACAGTATTCCACCTAGTGAATAAAAAGTAGATTACACTTGCTTTACATGAAAGGACACAGATTGGAGCCAGGGACTCATTTAGCCCTGGTCTTCTTTAGTTCATAATTTTCAGGTCCTCTTATTAGTAATTAGCTGTTCTTCCCACAATCCGTTAAAGCGGTGACAGGCCTCTCCTACGCCTGGTGCCTGTTGTGGTGTTTGTTTCTGGATGttctctgtgtgttgattttcatGCAAACCCGACACTGAGGTGAATTTTCTGTTCTTACTGTATTTTGTCCGCTTTCAGGTCTCCTTGGCTGCTGGATCTGGAATCTGAATGTTGCTCTGCAAAGACctttaataaaatctttttaaaagacatgTGGCCTACTAGACTCTACATCTAGGATTCAGGCTGAGGGCCATGTCACCCCATGGGACAATTGCTTGATCAATTCTTAGGAATCGGTCACAGCCTGGTTCACAGTGTTTCTGTGCTTTCCTTAAAAATCCTGTTGGTTTCGGTGTGAGGAGAGGGACAGAATGAGAGACCCAAGCAGAAGTAACCAAAGTAACCCTCTCCTTGTGGGGGAGTAAATCTGGTGATGGTGAAGGCTGATAATTTACAGGACAGCACCTTGATCGCCTCAACCTGAAATTTGGGGTTAAGGGAAAGTGAATGCTGAAGAGCATGATGTTCAGAAGTAGGTTCACCTAAGCATTATAGAGTTGTGATCAAAATCTACATCTTTGTGTCCTTGTTCTCTTAACCATTATCCTCTAGTAAAGTATAAAGGGTACTTAAATTAACTACCATTCAGTCTGATGATTTAAAGAGTTTTATACTgatatgtggagaaggcagtggcaccccactccagtactcttgcctggaaaatcccatgatggaggagcctggtaggctgtagtcagtggggttgctaagagtcagacacgactgaagcgacttagcagcagcagcaacatactgaTATGTATTTATAAGAAATTGGATTGTCTTCATTTATTCAGGTGAGACTAGTGAGGGACAGGCTGGCATGAAAATCCTACAAGACAAAAGGCAGTAAATTATGTTGAGAGCATACTGACATCTGTGTTGTCCCCTTTTTAATAGAGCTTTGGATGTTTCTACTGGCTAGACAGTAATACCTTAGTTGTTTTTGTCAGTGTTAGTGGAATTGAGACCATGTCTTGGTGGTAAAAGTACTCCCCTCTAGAATACCCTAACCACTGGAATAGCTGTGGTGTTAATCACCGCTTACCGTTCCATGGAATGGGCTCGTGTATGTATATTTCACCTTGTGGCAAGGAACTAGAGCCTGAATACCAAAACATTCTCCTTACTCTGGGGTGGCACATTTCCAGGAGTGAGTCCTTTCTCAAGCTGAGAAAGTTTTCTGAAAAGGCCCAGGAGAGGTGGTTGCTGAAAATTGTAGTGTTTGAACTGAGCTAAGCTGAGGTGTCGGAAAagacttaagagtcccttggactgcaaggagatcaaaaaacaaatcagtcctgaatatttattggaaggactgatggtaaagtcccaatactttggccacctgatgctgggaaagattgaaggcaggataaggcgaggacagaggatgagatggttgaatggcatcactgacttgatggatgagtttgagtaagctctggaagttggtgacagggaagcctggcgtgctgcagtccatggggtcacaaaagagtcagacgtgactgaactgatagtcaaCATTTTCTATCTCAGAaggtaatttttttgttttctccctcAGAAAcgagatttttatattttacgaaatttttatttcatcaacaACTTAACTAAGTACAGTAGTGCCTCCACACGACATCCCTTAGTGCAGTGGATACACTTCAGGCCCTCCAGGGCTGCCTGATACAGCAGATGGGAAACGATACTACGTTTTTTCCTATACTAATGGGTGGGTAAATACACAGTATAGATACATTTTAGACTTTAAAAAGAATccaagacttccttggtggtatagtgggtaagaatccacctgcccgttaggggacatgggtttgatcccttgtctaGGAAATTTcacctgctgcagagcagctaaaccTGAGCACCACCGCCACTGCAGCCTGCGCTCCGCAACAGGAGGAACCACTGCAGTGCGCTGCAActgcagaaagctgagtgcagcaacaaagaccagtgCAACCAGCAGTGAAGAAGAATCCAGTGAGTCCATATAGTGATTGTGTAATATCAAGTTTTATTCTGTTGTGTATGAAGTTTTCCTAGTTCCTTTGAAGCCCACTAAGAATTCCAGTTATGTAGCTTACTGAATGGTAACAGTTCACATTCGGCAGGCAATCTGGGGCCCAGAGAGCAGTGGACCAGGAGCCAGGGGTCCCTGTATATATGGTCTAAGCAGTCGTCCTAGGACATTAGGACACGGCTGTGGCTGTCACCTTTTGCTTGTGTTCCTGTGAGCCTCTCCAGGGATAAGCACTGTCTCCCCTCATCAGGTTCCAAGCCAGAAGATCAGGGGCAATACGCTATCAGGCTGGAGTCTCCCATGGTGGGAACGATGGAGCTCCTAAAGGGTGCTGCATCTCACACCGTTTTCTCAGATTAGCAGGGGCTGCTTGGAGAAAGCAGACTGGAGATGGCAGACCTGAACTGGACTCATCCCATGACCTAAGAAAGCAAATCCCAACTCTTGAGTTCCTCATTTGTAAGCCtgggagggagaagagaggatCATGATGGCACCTCACAGGTATTATGAGATAGAAATCCAGGAAACCTTGGTTTTAAGGTATTCAGTGGAAGGCTTTTGTTCCAGGCACTGGAGGACACAGCCGTGTGAAACACCTCTGTCCTCCAGAGGCATCCTATGAGTGTGTCACACCTCTCTCCTCCAGAGGCATCCTGTGAGTGTGTCACAAGAGACCAGAGGTGTCACACAGAGGCCTGGCCAATTGTCAGGTGATAGGAGGGCTGAGGTTAAGGGTACAGGGAGGGAGTGGTCAGCTCTGGGGTGGAGGGCGTTAGGTCTGCCCAGGCCTGACACCCTCCTAGACAGCAGGAAAGGGCATTGGCACTTGGCATGAGCAAGCACTGGGACAAATGGCCATCATGGGGGAAACTGGGCAGTGTGCCTGGCTACACAGAAGTGTTTAGCCTGGGGAAGATGCCCACGTCTCAGGGGAAAGCTTGCCCTGGATTTGCTCCTACGTTTTCCACTCTGGCTTTTACCTGGGTAGGCAATAGAGCACCTTCTTTGCCTTGTCCTGGTGTTTCCCAttgggtgggaggaggcaggctCTGAAGCTAGGCCTCTATCCCACTGCCCTCCCCTTTTGCCATTATCAGCATGTCCAGATGGTCACAGGGTCCCTAATCTGGGATAATCGGAGGGTAGGAGCTCAGCTGGGACCCAGGCCTTTGTGCTGGGTGTGATGGGCCAGCCCCAGCTGGAGAGATCATGCAGACAGGGCCCTGGGGCTTTGGAAGACGGAGAACAGCATGGGGCTGCCCTGTACTGAAGGGGATGGAGGGGCAGATGATAGCTCTTCAAAAGGCAATCTGAGTGCAAATAAGAGGAGCCCCAGATGGGGCCTGCCAGCTCTGCTGGGCCTTGCCTCAGTCTGTGGCATCCATCCTttgttccctttctcctccactgGGCGCACCCCTCCCAACCTGACAGTTTTATGTTGCTGCCCCCGAGCCCTAGCCAACCCAGCTGTTTATAATGGCATCAAGAGCTTGCGCCCCCTGTTTATGCTGGGGCTGTGGCATGTCCAGATGCAGAGCTGGACTCATTGGTGTCTCAGAGGCCTGTGGCGTTGGTGCCCACTACCCTGGgcttccagtttgctgtgagccttGACCCTGAGTCTGCTCAGGGTTCTGCAACTGTGTTTTGTTTCCGCTTCTTTCATGAGTGGAGGAACCCTGCCTTGGCCCAGGCTTATAGCAGCGAGCCTGGGTTTGGAATGTTTTTAACACCTTTATCCCAGAGTCTGAATCCAAAAGCTTGAGCTTCTGCCTTACGTTTTACAGTTCTGTTTCTGGTCCTCAGACATGTTTGCTTACTTATGAGCCTATGCCTCTTTTTAGTTGTCTGATTTTTGATTTTATCTAtcactgaaagtgttagttgctcagtcatgtctgaccctttgtgaccccatggattgtagcctgccaggctcctttgtccatggaattctccaggtaagaatactggaatgggctgccatttccttctccagggaattatcccaacccagggatcgaaccccgggtctcctgcactgcaggcagattatttaccatctgagccagcagggctaGGTGGTTAAATGGGAGAGGATGGTTTAGAAAGGGAGAAGCTTTCTGACCAGAAGTACCTCTTAGATTCTGAAGCTTCATGAAATCTGTGGGCTATATATTCTGCCTTCTACTAAGTATGTGGCCTTGGGAGAGTCTTCTTTTCTTACAGATATTAGTAACTAGCTgactaaaagtttttttttttgttttttttttttaactgttgatAATctgaaatatgggcttcccagctggctctagtagtaaagaacccgcatctcttatgcaagagacataaaagatgcaggtttgatccttaggtctggaagatcccctggaggagggcatggcaacctactccagtattcttgtctggagaatcccatggacagaagagcctggtgggctacagtccatagggtcacaaagggtcagacacaacagaagtgacttagcacagcacaatctGAAATACAAGAATAGTGACTATTCCTGGGAGGAACGTgggaagggatggattgggaaATAGACAGGGGGACCTACAAAGGCATTTGTAATGATCTATTTCTTAAGTTAGGTTGTGGGaacacagatatttattttattataatttttaaactgtacaaatatatttctttttgtgcataaaatatttcatgattCTTTAAATGTCCACACTGTTATTATGAAGGTAAATGAAGTAACATGAAGTGCTGAAGTGCTTTGTAAAGAGACATAGCAGGGAGCAGATATTGGGCATTACTTCTCCAGGCAAAGGAGGCTTGAGCTGGAACACAGACTCGACCTTTGAAGAAGGTTTTATTTCTACAAGAAAAGGGGCAGTAAGTTAAGACGCTGTTTACATGGAGGTGCCAGAAGGGGAGCAGTGGTGAGCCTGAGTtctccctcccccccacctcctgcctcaAGTATGAGTCACCTGCCCCGGCTCTGGACGATGGTGACGCAGCCATGGGAGCTCGTGCAGCGCTGCAGGGATGGCTGGGCCTCCACCTGCCCACTGCTGGGGTCAAAGGTGAAGACCCTGTCGGTGCTTTCCCCGTGATCATCCCGCCCGCCGAGGATGTGGACTTTCCCATCACACACAGTCACGCCACAGCTCTCCTGGGTGGACAGACAGAAAGATGATTAGCTATGTGGTCCGGCCAGGGGTTCCCTCTGTCCCTAGCTGGCTAGGCCAGACAACAAAACCTTGACCCACAGAGTATGAGCAGACAGTCTGGATGGTAGAGAAGTAGGAATTGGATGGACCTGACTTCAAGCTCTGGCCTGACCTTTACTAAATGAATGATCTTAGACaagtcatttcacctctctgggcctcagtttcctcacttgcaAAGTAAGAAGAATAACAGTACCTTCTTCATAACGTTCCTTTAATTTAATGAGATAAAGCACGTAAAGCATTTTACATGTGCCTGGAATATAGTAAGCACTCCAATAACAGtaattaccaccaccaccatctttgGATCtcagagaagccagaaatcttAGGCTCCTAGAATTACTGGAGATCAGAACTGGCAAGGACCACCAATCCACA
This sequence is a window from Bubalus kerabau isolate K-KA32 ecotype Philippines breed swamp buffalo chromosome 15, PCC_UOA_SB_1v2, whole genome shotgun sequence. Protein-coding genes within it:
- the RPS3 gene encoding small ribosomal subunit protein uS3, which translates into the protein MSAHRRRRRAVLCRCTAPFIRTSACLQLPFPSAARGGKMAVQISKKRKFVADGIFKAELNEFLTRELAEDGYSGVEVRVTPTRTEIIILATRTQNVLGEKGRRIRELTAVVQKRFGFPEGSVELYAEKVATRGLCAIAQAESLRYKLLGGLAVRRACYGVLRFIMESGAKGCEVVVSGKLRGQRAKSMKFVDGLMIHSGDPVNYYVDTAVRHVLLRQGVLGIKVKIMLPWDPTGKIGPKKPLPDHVSIVEPKDEILPTTPISEQKGGKPEPPAMPQPVPTA